The DNA region GTACGCCAGCAGGGCCTCCTGCTCCAGAGCCTGGCGCAGTGACTGGATGGAGCGGCGCTGAGTGATGCCGCGCAGGGTGAGCCGGCGCCACAGCCGGTAGAAGAACCCCTGGGCCTGCTGTTCCCGGTCGACGACCGTGACGTCCAGGGGCGGGCCGTCCTCCAGGGTGACGAGGTAGCGGCGCCCCCGGTCGTTCTGGTCGGTGCCCTCGGAGCCCTCCTCGGTGCGCATCGCCGCCACTGGTCGGAAGCCGACGTGCCGCAGACCGGCCATGAGGTGCTGGCCGGTCGGGCGTACGTTCGGTGAGCCGACCGCGTACAGCGTGCCGTACGCCACCGCCCAGCCGATCAGCACCGTCAGGACGATCGAGAACGGGGTGGTGTAGCCACCGACGAGCATGGCGAAGGCGTCCAGGAGCAGCACGACCCAGAGCACGATCCGCCAGCGTGGCCGCCGGGCCATCCCGACCGCCGTCATATAGGCGATGACGGGCGCGAGATAGCCGTGCACGGGATCGGTGAGCGCGTCGCCCGGCTGGGGCTGGGTCAGCGCGTCCCGGATCGTCCCGGGGGCCGACCTGGCCACCCAGAGGTCGGTGGCCAGGGTCACCCCGTGGGCGAGCACCGCGGCGAGCACTCCGTCCGCGATGCGCAGCCCGTCACGTTTGATCAGACGTTCGATCGCGAAGGCGACGGGTACGAGCAGCACAGCGATGCTGGAGACCAGCCCGGCGAGTTTGATCAGCAGGTCGGGTGCCTGGTCCGTGCCCTTGGAGATGTCGTGCTCGAGGCCGGTGGTGGTGTTCTGGGCGAAGGCGGCGATGGCGAGGAGCAGGGCCACGGCCGCGACGCCGATGAGGAGCCGCAGCAGGTCGGAAGGGCGGTGCACACGGGCGGGCAGCAGTGGTTCGTCGCCCGAGACGTGCTCGGCCGCCGCGGCCGCCGAGGCGAGGGTGGAACCGGTGAGGTGGTGATCCGGGGCTCCCTCCGGGCCCTCGGGGGCCCGGGGGGCCTTCCGGGTACCGTCGGGCCCCGGGGCGCCGGACGCGTCCGGCGCGCCGTGCCCGCCCGGGCGCGGCTCCGCTCCTGAGGCGTCCGCCGCCTTCGGTGGCTGCACGCCCCGCTCCTTCGTCGCCTCGGATCGTTCTTCGTGTTCTCGTGTCACCGGTCACCGCCCGCATGATGGTGGCACGGCCGGCAGACAGACGGGGGCATCAGGGTGCATCGCGCGGATGCGCGAAGCGCAACATACGCCCCTTTGCCTTCGTGTGTCCGCCGTGTGATCAGCCTGACATCGAACCCCCACAGCTGTCGGTGGTGTGCGGCAGGATGTACCGGATGAGCGAAGACCGGACGAGCGGCGGTTCCACCGGGGACACCCCGGAGGCGGCCCGTCTGCCCGTATACGCGGAGCGGGTCCTGGACGTCGCGGACCTGATCCCGCCGGGCCGGGTCATGACCTACGGCGATGTCGCGGAGTGGCTCGGGGAGGGCGGGCCGCGGCAGGTGGGACGCGCGATGGCGCTCTACGGCGCCGCCGTGCCCTGGTGGCGTGTCGTGCGCTCGGACGGCACGCTGCTGCCCGGCCACGAACTGCGGGCGCTGGACCG from Streptomyces sp. NBC_01754 includes:
- a CDS encoding MGMT family protein — translated: MSEDRTSGGSTGDTPEAARLPVYAERVLDVADLIPPGRVMTYGDVAEWLGEGGPRQVGRAMALYGAAVPWWRVVRSDGTLLPGHELRALDRYREEGTPLREASRGADGHLPRLEMRRARWDGGTGGGDGGPGGSDGPEGDGGPGGGGEATPGGDGTPRGGGAGTGEKAHR